In Hamadaea flava, a genomic segment contains:
- a CDS encoding alpha/beta fold hydrolase encodes MSNTRRAQPRLVPSPRGGVLSVEVSGAPDGRPVFLMHGTPGSRSGPRPRSIVLYRMGVRLISYDRPGYGDSTRVPGRLVRDAADDVAAIADDLGLATFAVIGRSGGGPHALACAALLPGRVTRTAALVSIAPPDAPGLAWFDGMAKGNTSDYEVADRDIALFTQRLLERADHVRRDPRILMDALRGELRDSDLRVIDDAAFRRHITDTYVEAMRYGGHGWVDDALAFRRDWGFELSGVDTEVLLWHGADDSFSPVGHTEWLASQLKQVEVQIQADTAHFGAMEILPQALAWVIADA; translated from the coding sequence GTGTCCAATACGCGCCGTGCACAACCGCGCCTGGTTCCGTCGCCGCGCGGCGGGGTGTTGTCGGTGGAGGTGAGCGGCGCCCCCGACGGACGGCCGGTCTTCCTGATGCACGGTACGCCGGGCAGCCGCAGCGGTCCGCGTCCGCGCAGCATCGTGCTCTACCGCATGGGCGTCCGCCTGATCTCCTACGACCGCCCGGGCTACGGCGACTCGACCCGGGTGCCCGGCCGGCTGGTGCGGGACGCGGCCGACGACGTGGCCGCGATCGCCGACGATCTGGGCCTGGCCACGTTCGCCGTGATCGGCCGGTCCGGTGGTGGCCCGCACGCGCTGGCCTGCGCCGCGCTCCTGCCGGGCCGGGTGACCCGGACGGCCGCGCTGGTCAGCATCGCCCCGCCGGACGCACCCGGTCTGGCCTGGTTCGACGGGATGGCCAAGGGGAACACGAGCGACTACGAGGTGGCCGACCGTGACATCGCGCTGTTCACCCAGCGGCTGCTGGAACGGGCCGATCATGTGCGGCGCGATCCGCGGATCCTGATGGACGCGTTGCGCGGCGAACTGCGGGACTCGGATCTGCGGGTGATCGACGACGCCGCGTTCCGCCGCCACATCACCGACACCTATGTCGAGGCGATGCGCTACGGCGGGCACGGCTGGGTGGACGACGCTCTGGCGTTCCGGCGCGACTGGGGTTTCGAGCTGTCCGGCGTGGACACCGAGGTGCTGCTGTGGCATGGCGCGGACGACTCGTTCTCCCCGGTGGGGCATACGGAATGGCTCGCGTCGCAGCTCAAACAGGTCGAGGTGCAGATTCAGGCCGACACGGCGCACTTCGGCGCGATGGAGATCCTGCCGCAGGCGCTGGCCTGGGTGATCGCCGACGCCTGA
- a CDS encoding ABC transporter permease, with protein sequence MIFVRRVLLAVALPIALLAVWWFTSADSQAYQWPPLSRILQAFLDTWTPDKLRTDVLPSLIRLGAGYALALVAGIALGVLIGGSAGLRAYLEPVLEFMRAIPPPVVVPIIMLVLGIGDTMKIVVIAFGCVWPILLNTVEGVRGRDEVLDDTCRTYGIRGGLRLRHLVLRAASPQILTGARQALSIAIILMVISELFAAENGLGFTVMQFSRGFEIPEMWSGVFLLGLLGVVLAVAYRLVERWLLRWYHGARAHEREW encoded by the coding sequence GTGATCTTCGTCCGGCGCGTTCTCCTCGCGGTCGCCCTGCCGATCGCGTTGCTGGCCGTCTGGTGGTTCACCAGCGCCGACAGCCAGGCGTACCAGTGGCCGCCGTTGTCGCGCATCCTGCAGGCGTTCCTCGACACGTGGACGCCCGACAAGCTGCGGACCGACGTGCTGCCCAGCCTGATCCGGCTCGGCGCCGGCTATGCCCTGGCTCTCGTCGCCGGGATCGCCCTCGGCGTGCTGATCGGCGGGTCGGCCGGGCTGCGGGCGTACCTGGAACCGGTGCTGGAGTTCATGCGGGCCATCCCGCCGCCCGTCGTCGTCCCGATCATCATGCTGGTCCTCGGGATCGGCGACACCATGAAGATCGTCGTCATCGCATTCGGCTGCGTCTGGCCGATCCTGCTCAACACGGTCGAAGGCGTACGCGGCCGGGACGAGGTGCTCGACGACACCTGCCGCACCTACGGCATCCGGGGCGGGCTGCGGCTGCGGCACCTGGTGCTGCGCGCGGCCAGCCCGCAGATCCTCACCGGAGCGCGGCAGGCCCTGTCGATCGCGATCATCCTGATGGTGATCAGCGAGCTGTTCGCGGCCGAGAACGGGCTCGGCTTCACCGTCATGCAGTTCTCCCGCGGCTTCGAGATCCCCGAGATGTGGAGCGGAGTCTTCCTCCTCGGCCTGCTCGGCGTCGTCCTGGCGGTCGCGTACCGGCTGGTCGAACGGTGGCTGTTGCGGTGGTACCACGGCGCACGCGCCCACGAGCGGGAGTGGTGA
- a CDS encoding class I SAM-dependent methyltransferase gives MISDAEAAALYDVLNPWDPGRYASDAFYHRLVMAADAVLDVGCGTGTMLHFARSQGHRGRLVGLDPDPAMLGRAVVRTDIEWVSGAAADAAWTREFDLATMTSHAFQCLTGDEELRASLSAIRAALRDGGRFAFETRHPLARAWEQWNPANATDVADPPLRSWYRVDSVAGDVVTFTGLLGDADGTVLRTEQTALRFLDVPTLNAFLTEAGFVIDDQCGDWDGTPIGPDSREIITIARRV, from the coding sequence ATGATCTCCGACGCCGAGGCTGCCGCACTCTACGATGTGCTCAATCCGTGGGATCCCGGCCGGTACGCCTCGGATGCCTTCTACCACCGGCTGGTGATGGCGGCCGACGCCGTTCTCGATGTCGGCTGCGGAACCGGGACGATGCTGCACTTCGCCCGATCGCAGGGGCACCGTGGCCGCCTGGTCGGCCTCGATCCCGACCCGGCGATGCTCGGTCGCGCCGTTGTGCGTACCGATATCGAGTGGGTTTCGGGAGCCGCCGCCGACGCGGCCTGGACCCGCGAGTTCGACCTGGCCACGATGACGAGCCACGCGTTTCAATGCCTGACCGGCGACGAGGAGCTACGCGCCTCGCTGAGCGCGATCCGCGCGGCCTTGCGCGACGGCGGGCGATTCGCCTTCGAGACGCGGCATCCGCTGGCGCGGGCGTGGGAGCAGTGGAATCCGGCCAATGCCACCGACGTCGCCGATCCGCCACTGCGGAGCTGGTACCGGGTCGACTCGGTGGCGGGCGACGTCGTCACCTTCACCGGCCTGCTCGGCGACGCCGACGGCACGGTGCTTCGGACCGAGCAGACCGCGCTGCGTTTCCTCGACGTTCCGACGCTGAACGCGTTCCTCACCGAGGCGGGCTTCGTGATCGACGATCAGTGCGGCGACTGGGACGGCACGCCGATCGGGCCGGACAGCCGCGAGATCATCACGATCGCGCGCCGGGTCTAG
- a CDS encoding 4-hydroxybenzoate 3-monooxygenase yields the protein MRTQVGIVGAGPAGLVLAHLLHLNGIDSVVVERQTRDHVEKRIRAGVLEHGTVDLLTAAGLGDRLLRERMVHHGVELLFDRVGHRVPLTELTGREITIYGQHELVKDLISARLDTERPLHFEAADVQVDGTELTFHVDGTQTTVECDFIAGCDGFHGISRAGIPPSALTVFEREYPHAWLGVLAQAPPASDELVYAYHDRGFALHSMRTPDITRLYLQVPADTDAADWPDARIWDELRTRLDRDDPRWQLNEGPILEKSVAAMRSFVVTPMQHEQLFLAGDAAHIVPPTGAKGLNLAVADVAVLAEGFAEYYAGRGSGLLRRYSETCLRRVWRVQHFSWWMTSMLHRVDDDPFTRELQLSQLRYVTSSTAAATTLAENYVGFPMA from the coding sequence GTGAGGACGCAAGTCGGCATCGTCGGGGCCGGACCAGCCGGCCTCGTGCTCGCGCATCTGTTGCACCTGAACGGCATCGACTCCGTCGTGGTCGAACGCCAGACCCGCGACCACGTGGAGAAGCGCATCCGCGCCGGGGTGCTCGAACACGGCACCGTCGACCTGCTCACCGCGGCCGGGCTGGGCGACCGGCTCCTGCGTGAGCGCATGGTCCATCACGGCGTCGAGCTGCTGTTCGACCGGGTCGGCCACCGGGTGCCGCTCACCGAGCTGACCGGCCGCGAGATCACCATCTACGGCCAGCACGAGCTGGTCAAGGACCTGATCAGCGCGCGGCTCGACACGGAACGTCCGCTGCACTTCGAAGCCGCCGACGTCCAGGTCGACGGCACCGAGCTGACCTTCCACGTGGACGGGACACAGACGACTGTGGAATGCGACTTCATCGCCGGGTGCGACGGCTTCCACGGGATCAGCCGAGCGGGCATCCCGCCGTCGGCGCTCACCGTCTTCGAGCGGGAATATCCGCACGCCTGGCTCGGCGTGCTCGCGCAGGCGCCGCCCGCCTCCGACGAGCTGGTGTACGCGTACCACGATCGTGGATTCGCCCTGCACAGCATGCGTACGCCCGACATCACCCGGCTGTATCTCCAGGTTCCCGCCGACACCGACGCCGCGGACTGGCCGGACGCGAGAATCTGGGACGAGCTGCGTACGCGGCTGGATCGCGACGATCCCCGCTGGCAGCTGAACGAAGGCCCGATCCTGGAGAAGTCGGTAGCCGCCATGCGCAGTTTCGTGGTCACTCCGATGCAGCACGAGCAGCTGTTCCTCGCCGGGGATGCCGCGCACATCGTCCCGCCGACCGGAGCGAAAGGACTGAACCTCGCCGTCGCCGACGTCGCCGTGCTCGCGGAAGGCTTCGCGGAGTACTACGCCGGGCGCGGCTCCGGCCTGCTCCGGCGATATTCCGAGACCTGCCTCCGGCGAGTCTGGCGGGTGCAGCACTTCTCCTGGTGGATGACCTCGATGCTGCACCGCGTGGACGACGACCCGTTCACCCGTGAGCTGCAACTGTCGCAACTGCGGTACGTGACCTCGTCCACCGCCGCCGCCACGACGCTCGCCGAGAACTACGTCGGCTTCCCGATGGCCTGA
- a CDS encoding nuclear transport factor 2 family protein, translating to MITNERAAEFSRHWVDAWNSHDLEAILAHFHDDVVFSSPVAVQLFPDSGGVLRGKDALRAYWGKGLQAIPDLRFSVEAVYAGVSTIVINYRNQRGNLVNEVLIFDGDLVAQGHGTYLGQDNPAGVTA from the coding sequence ATGATCACGAACGAGCGGGCGGCCGAGTTCAGCCGGCACTGGGTGGACGCGTGGAACAGTCACGACCTGGAGGCGATCCTCGCGCACTTCCACGACGACGTGGTCTTCAGCTCGCCGGTCGCCGTCCAGCTCTTCCCCGACAGCGGCGGTGTCCTGCGGGGCAAGGACGCGCTGCGGGCGTACTGGGGCAAGGGATTGCAGGCGATCCCGGATCTGCGCTTCAGCGTCGAGGCGGTCTACGCGGGCGTCAGCACGATCGTCATCAACTACCGCAACCAGCGCGGCAACCTCGTCAACGAGGTGCTGATCTTCGACGGCGACCTCGTCGCGCAGGGCCACGGCACCTACCTCGGCCAGGACAATCCGGCCGGCGTCACCGCCTAG
- a CDS encoding ABC transporter permease, whose amino-acid sequence MNRTALSLLGLATFAAIGEVAPRIGLVPAAYAPPTSRIAVALADEAATGRFWLALRDTVLTWALGLAIAVVAGVVIGVLLGAVPVLWAVSSSTVEFLRPIPSVALIPLVVVLYGSTIRSTVVLVVYAAFWQVLLQVLHGVADVDPVARDTARVYGLGRWARVRYLVWPTALPYVVTGVRLAASVALILAVTGELVVGSPGLGKEIEVARQSAAVPLVYALVTVCGLLGVLANVATRAVERRVLAWHAAVRTEVGT is encoded by the coding sequence GTGAACCGGACCGCGCTGAGCCTGCTCGGCCTGGCCACGTTCGCCGCCATCGGAGAGGTCGCGCCGCGGATCGGTCTCGTGCCGGCCGCGTACGCCCCGCCGACCAGCCGGATCGCGGTAGCGCTCGCCGATGAGGCCGCCACCGGGCGGTTCTGGCTCGCGTTGCGCGACACCGTCCTGACCTGGGCGTTGGGGCTGGCGATCGCGGTGGTGGCGGGCGTGGTCATCGGCGTGCTGCTCGGCGCGGTCCCGGTCCTCTGGGCGGTCTCGTCATCCACTGTGGAGTTCCTGCGCCCGATTCCCTCGGTGGCCCTGATCCCGCTCGTCGTCGTCCTGTACGGCTCCACGATCCGCTCCACCGTGGTCCTCGTCGTGTACGCCGCCTTCTGGCAGGTACTGCTGCAAGTCCTGCACGGGGTGGCCGACGTGGACCCGGTGGCGCGGGACACCGCCCGCGTCTACGGCCTCGGCCGGTGGGCGCGGGTGCGGTACCTCGTCTGGCCGACCGCGCTGCCCTACGTCGTCACCGGCGTACGCCTGGCCGCGTCGGTCGCGCTGATCCTGGCCGTCACCGGCGAGTTGGTCGTCGGCTCGCCAGGACTGGGCAAGGAGATCGAAGTGGCCCGGCAGAGCGCCGCGGTTCCCCTGGTGTACGCCCTGGTGACCGTCTGCGGACTGCTCGGAGTCCTCGCCAACGTCGCGACGCGGGCGGTGGAACGCCGCGTCCTGGCGTGGCACGCCGCCGTCCGGACGGAGGTGGGTACGTGA
- a CDS encoding ABC transporter substrate-binding protein, which translates to MRRPLVALFSAAALLITTTLSACGSSPDKPSTPGQPDAVDVGVIAIVDVAPIYLGKQQGFFSKRNINLNLTTAQGGAAIVPGVVSGQYQFGFSNTLSLLVATEKGVPVKAVCNGNTSTGKDGEDFGGLFVKAGSPITSPKDLVGKTVATNTLKNIVELSVRASVKKAGGDPAGVKFTELPFPDMLPALQAGRVDGVFVVEPFQAAAVAAGAKKIASSFVDLAGNLTISMYFTSKQLATSNPDLVARFTEAMKESLAYAESHPDDVRTVLGTYTQISAEVRAKLTLPKFPADIDKASVQSVGDQAQSLGLLTKAPDLNLLP; encoded by the coding sequence ATGCGACGACCCCTCGTTGCACTCTTCAGCGCGGCTGCGCTCCTCATCACCACCACGCTCTCGGCCTGCGGCTCCTCGCCGGACAAGCCGTCCACGCCCGGCCAGCCCGACGCGGTCGACGTCGGCGTGATCGCCATCGTCGACGTCGCCCCGATCTACCTCGGCAAGCAGCAGGGCTTCTTCAGCAAGCGCAACATCAACCTCAACCTCACGACCGCCCAGGGCGGTGCGGCGATCGTGCCCGGCGTCGTCAGCGGGCAGTACCAGTTCGGCTTCAGCAACACGCTGTCGCTGCTGGTCGCCACCGAGAAAGGCGTACCGGTCAAGGCCGTCTGCAACGGCAACACCTCCACCGGCAAGGACGGCGAGGACTTCGGCGGTCTGTTCGTCAAGGCGGGCAGCCCGATCACCTCGCCCAAGGACCTGGTCGGCAAGACGGTGGCGACCAACACCCTCAAGAACATCGTCGAGCTGAGCGTCCGCGCCTCGGTCAAGAAAGCCGGCGGCGACCCGGCCGGCGTCAAGTTCACCGAGCTGCCGTTCCCCGACATGCTCCCGGCCCTGCAGGCCGGCCGGGTCGACGGCGTCTTCGTCGTCGAGCCGTTCCAGGCCGCCGCCGTCGCGGCCGGCGCGAAGAAGATCGCCTCCAGCTTCGTCGACCTCGCCGGCAACCTGACCATCTCGATGTACTTCACCTCCAAGCAGCTCGCGACGTCGAACCCGGATCTGGTCGCGCGGTTCACCGAGGCGATGAAGGAATCCCTCGCGTACGCCGAGAGTCATCCGGACGACGTGCGCACAGTGCTCGGCACGTACACCCAGATCTCGGCCGAGGTGCGGGCGAAACTGACCCTGCCCAAGTTCCCGGCCGACATCGACAAGGCGTCCGTGCAGTCCGTCGGCGACCAGGCGCAGAGCCTCGGCCTGCTGACCAAGGCGCCTGACCTGAACCTGCTGCCGTGA
- a CDS encoding ABC transporter ATP-binding protein, whose product MLEVSGLRKVYEGHGRRVEAIGDLTLTVPQGSLTCVVGPSGCGKTTLLRCVAGLLPATAGEVRVQGVPVTGPTPGLAVVFQEYGRSLFPWLRVRQNVELPLKAAGLPRQQRTALVGEALAAVGLEDAHSAYPWQLSGGMQQRVAIARAIAYQPKVLLMDEPFAAVDAQTRADLEDLIRAVWRRLGVTLLFVTHDIDEAVYLGERVIVLSASPTRVAEDFPIDLPDERDQLGTRADPRFTELRGRVYAQIQKAKSR is encoded by the coding sequence ATGCTCGAAGTAAGCGGGCTGCGCAAGGTCTACGAGGGCCACGGCCGCCGGGTCGAGGCCATCGGCGACCTGACCCTCACCGTCCCGCAGGGATCGCTGACCTGCGTCGTCGGCCCGTCCGGCTGCGGCAAGACCACGCTGCTGCGCTGCGTCGCCGGACTGCTGCCGGCCACCGCCGGCGAGGTACGCGTCCAAGGCGTACCGGTCACTGGTCCGACGCCGGGGCTGGCCGTCGTCTTCCAGGAATACGGCCGCTCCCTGTTCCCATGGCTACGCGTACGCCAGAACGTCGAACTGCCGTTGAAGGCCGCCGGGCTGCCCCGCCAGCAACGCACCGCCCTGGTGGGAGAGGCACTGGCCGCCGTCGGGCTGGAGGACGCCCATTCGGCGTACCCGTGGCAGTTGTCGGGTGGGATGCAGCAGCGGGTGGCGATCGCGCGCGCCATCGCGTACCAGCCGAAAGTGCTGTTGATGGACGAGCCGTTCGCGGCCGTCGACGCCCAGACCCGCGCGGATCTGGAAGATCTGATCCGCGCGGTGTGGCGGCGGCTCGGCGTGACCTTGCTGTTCGTCACCCACGACATCGACGAAGCCGTGTACCTGGGGGAGCGCGTCATCGTGCTGTCGGCGTCGCCGACGCGAGTGGCCGAAGACTTCCCGATCGACCTGCCCGACGAGCGCGACCAGCTCGGCACCCGCGCCGACCCACGGTTCACCGAACTGCGCGGCCGGGTGTACGCCCAGATCCAGAAAGCGAAATCTCGATGA
- a CDS encoding DUF4240 domain-containing protein, protein MDIEAFWDLVEAAKKSGPDRTQHLTDALAERPVAELIAFDLHLERQKQRADTWLLWGAAYAICDSHCSDDGFWYFQSWLVGLGRESFERVVADPDALADVDEVRALAGRPSHEWAEQEWPDWELLDYVAAEAYERITGGDGDDFEDLLTAAGGSGQASPEPAGDSWDFEDAAENARRLPRVSAMFPLSPIEERDARTEAVFADFLAQSGQSEEEFFTALETRVQGGK, encoded by the coding sequence ATGGACATCGAAGCGTTCTGGGATCTCGTCGAGGCCGCGAAGAAGAGCGGTCCCGACCGGACCCAGCACCTCACCGACGCGCTCGCCGAGCGCCCGGTGGCCGAGCTGATCGCGTTCGACCTGCATCTGGAGCGGCAGAAGCAGCGAGCCGACACCTGGCTGCTGTGGGGTGCGGCGTACGCGATCTGCGACTCGCACTGCTCCGACGACGGGTTCTGGTACTTCCAGTCCTGGCTGGTCGGCCTCGGCCGGGAGTCGTTCGAACGGGTGGTCGCCGATCCGGACGCGCTCGCCGACGTCGACGAGGTACGCGCCCTGGCCGGGCGGCCGTCGCACGAATGGGCCGAACAGGAGTGGCCCGACTGGGAGCTGCTCGACTACGTCGCTGCGGAGGCGTACGAGCGGATCACCGGCGGGGACGGCGACGACTTCGAGGACCTGCTGACGGCGGCGGGCGGGAGCGGCCAGGCGTCGCCGGAGCCGGCCGGCGACAGCTGGGACTTCGAGGACGCGGCCGAGAACGCGCGGCGTCTGCCCCGGGTGAGCGCGATGTTCCCGTTGTCGCCCATCGAGGAGCGCGACGCGCGCACGGAGGCGGTGTTCGCGGACTTCCTCGCCCAGTCCGGCCAGTCGGAGGAGGAGTTCTTCACAGCGCTGGAAACCCGCGTGCAGGGCGGCAAGTAA
- a CDS encoding CoA transferase subunit A, which produces MAEIVTLAEGIAGLVADGDLVALEGFTHLIPVAAGHELIRQGRRDLTLARMTPDIVYDQLIGAGCASGLIFSWGGNPGVGSLHRLRDAVEHGWPQPLRLEEHSHAGMANRYAAGASGLPFAVLRGYTGTDLLRHTSTVATVTCPFTGEELTAVAALNPDVTIIHAQRADRRGAVQLWGITGVQKEALLAARRSLVTVEEIVPELTPRPGAIVLPAWAVTAVAEVPGGARPSYAQDYYERDNDAYRAWDAISRDRETFLDWLSRTVLEPVARS; this is translated from the coding sequence ATGGCCGAGATCGTCACCCTCGCCGAGGGGATCGCGGGCCTGGTCGCCGACGGCGACCTCGTGGCGCTGGAGGGTTTCACGCACCTCATCCCGGTGGCGGCCGGGCATGAGCTGATCCGTCAAGGGCGGCGGGATCTGACGCTGGCCCGGATGACCCCGGACATCGTCTACGACCAGCTGATCGGCGCGGGCTGCGCGAGCGGGCTGATCTTCTCGTGGGGCGGCAACCCGGGCGTCGGCTCCCTGCACCGACTGCGCGACGCGGTCGAACACGGCTGGCCGCAACCGCTGCGGCTGGAGGAGCACAGCCACGCCGGCATGGCCAACCGGTACGCGGCCGGCGCGTCCGGGCTGCCGTTCGCGGTGCTGCGCGGCTACACCGGCACCGACCTGTTGCGGCATACGTCCACGGTGGCCACCGTGACCTGCCCGTTCACCGGGGAGGAGTTGACAGCGGTCGCCGCGCTGAACCCCGACGTGACGATCATCCACGCGCAGCGGGCCGACCGGCGCGGTGCGGTGCAGCTCTGGGGCATCACCGGAGTGCAGAAGGAGGCCCTGCTGGCCGCCCGGCGCTCGCTGGTGACGGTCGAGGAGATCGTGCCCGAGCTGACTCCCCGTCCAGGTGCGATCGTGCTGCCCGCCTGGGCGGTCACCGCCGTGGCCGAGGTCCCCGGCGGCGCCCGTCCCTCCTACGCCCAGGACTACTACGAGCGCGACAACGACGCGTACCGGGCGTGGGACGCGATCAGCCGCGATCGGGAGACCTTCCTCGACTGGCTGTCGCGTACCGTCCTGGAACCGGTGGCGCGCTCATGA
- a CDS encoding aldehyde dehydrogenase family protein: MSFFDANTWDGKIYSGRWQPANGGSIPIVEPATSGVLGRSGLADATDVAEAAVAAANAQRDWAATSFEERAAVLRRAGTLVEQHAAELRDWVIRETGAVPGMADFAVGVAAQECYEAAALAHRPQGEILQTNQPRLSLLRRVPVGVVGVISPFNVPLILSIRSVAPALALGNAVVLKPDPRTPVSGGFALARIFEEAGLREGVLHVMPGGAEAGEALVAHPLIRVISFTGATSTGRKVAELAARHLKRVHLELGGNSALIVLADADLDKAVSAGAWGSFLHQGQICMTAGRHLVHSAVYDTYVSALAEHASHLPVGDPFTAPVALGPLIDSSQRDKVHALVTDTVGAGARLAAGGTFDDLFYRPTVLAEVRPDMAAYAQEVFGPVAPVVPFTDLEEAASLARGSAYGLSLSILTGDAMRGLALAEQIPSGIVHINDQTVNDEAVAPFGGVLDSGTGARFGGAGNLDAFTEQRWVTLRGTIPAYPF; this comes from the coding sequence ATGAGCTTCTTCGACGCGAACACCTGGGACGGCAAGATCTACAGTGGCCGGTGGCAGCCCGCGAACGGCGGGTCGATCCCGATCGTCGAACCCGCCACCAGTGGCGTGCTGGGCCGCAGCGGGCTCGCCGACGCGACCGACGTCGCCGAGGCGGCCGTGGCCGCCGCGAACGCCCAGCGTGACTGGGCGGCCACCAGCTTCGAGGAACGCGCGGCCGTCCTGCGCCGCGCCGGCACGCTCGTCGAACAGCACGCCGCCGAGCTACGCGACTGGGTGATCCGCGAAACCGGCGCCGTGCCCGGCATGGCCGACTTCGCCGTCGGCGTCGCCGCCCAGGAATGCTACGAGGCGGCCGCCCTGGCGCACCGGCCGCAAGGCGAGATCCTGCAGACCAACCAGCCGCGGCTGTCGTTGCTGCGCCGCGTCCCGGTCGGCGTCGTCGGCGTGATCTCCCCGTTCAACGTGCCGCTGATCCTGTCGATCCGCTCAGTCGCGCCGGCGCTGGCGCTGGGCAACGCCGTCGTGCTCAAACCCGACCCCCGTACGCCGGTCAGCGGCGGCTTCGCCCTTGCCCGGATCTTCGAGGAAGCCGGCCTGCGCGAAGGAGTGCTGCACGTAATGCCCGGCGGAGCCGAAGCCGGCGAGGCGCTGGTCGCCCACCCGCTCATCCGGGTCATCTCCTTCACCGGCGCCACCTCGACCGGCCGCAAGGTCGCCGAACTCGCCGCCCGCCACCTCAAGCGGGTTCACCTGGAACTGGGCGGGAACTCGGCGCTGATCGTGCTCGCCGACGCCGACCTCGACAAGGCGGTCTCGGCCGGGGCGTGGGGCTCGTTCCTGCACCAGGGCCAGATCTGCATGACCGCCGGCCGGCACCTCGTGCACTCCGCGGTTTACGACACCTACGTCTCCGCGCTGGCCGAACACGCGTCACACCTGCCGGTGGGCGATCCGTTCACCGCTCCCGTGGCCCTCGGACCGCTGATCGACTCGTCCCAGCGCGACAAGGTGCACGCGCTGGTGACCGACACCGTCGGTGCCGGAGCCCGGCTCGCAGCGGGTGGCACCTTCGACGACCTCTTCTACCGGCCGACCGTCCTCGCCGAGGTCCGCCCCGACATGGCCGCCTACGCGCAGGAGGTGTTCGGGCCGGTCGCCCCGGTCGTTCCGTTCACCGACCTCGAGGAGGCCGCGTCGCTGGCCCGCGGCTCCGCCTACGGGCTGTCGCTGAGCATTCTCACCGGTGACGCGATGCGCGGCCTGGCCCTGGCCGAGCAGATCCCGAGCGGCATCGTCCACATCAACGACCAGACCGTCAACGACGAGGCAGTCGCCCCGTTCGGCGGCGTCCTCGACTCCGGCACCGGGGCGCGCTTCGGCGGCGCAGGCAACCTCGACGCGTTCACCGAGCAACGCTGGGTCACCCTCCGGGGGACGATCCCGGCGTACCCGTTCTGA